Proteins encoded in a region of the Isosphaeraceae bacterium EP7 genome:
- the gltB gene encoding glutamate synthase large subunit, with protein sequence MSHGLPQAQGLYDPAREHDACGVGFVADLKGRKSHKIVRDGITALINLNHRGACGCEGNTGDGAGILIQVPHAFLSARCAEIGIELPAAGHYGVGAFFASPNAERQAFGKSLFERIVEEEGQTFLGWRPLKVDNSNLGDGSKSVEPAMDHAFVGRGPSIADEDAFERKLYVIRKRFETEIIDSGLEDHTYFYFSSLSCQTLVYKGMLTVEQLSSYYADDLGDERLVSALCLFHSRFSTNTFPSWELAHPYRMISHNGEINTLRGNINWMRAREAQFESDKYEPGDVKKLVPIIREGLSDTACLDNAVELLVRSGFSLPHAMMMLIPEAWEGHESMSQAKKDFYAYHASLMEPWDGPACIGFTDGKSIGAVLDRNGLRPSRYWITKGGMVIMASEVGALDIPAEEIERKGRLEPGRMFLVDLERGVLVDDDELKHSLANSQPYGDWLAEHQVKLSELPEAPHLPEPDPDTLLKRQRAFGYTLEDLKYIIGPMGTSGEEGIGSMGTDTPLAVLSDLPQSLFNYFQQLFAQVTNPPLDAIREELVTSVKTVAGGECNLLMPGPDSCKQIALDSPILDNDETARIKLLEGYRGFKSAVVPMLFRASQGAEGLEKALDVLFDSAVAAIDAGASLIVLSDRGVNAEMAPIPSLLACAGLHHHLVEKGLRTKAGLVVECGDARENHHFALLLGYGAGSINPYVAFETLDALTGQGALKDGITHIEAVEKYRKAIKKGVVKVMSKMGISTIQSYRGAQIFEAIGLNSAFIDRYFKKTASRIGGIGLPEIARDVVELHRQAYTPREVGPILLSEGGQYQWRRDGEFHLFNPETVYRLQHATKSGRYDLFKSYTRAVDEQGERLCTLRGLFSFGFDQCTPVPIEEVESVDSIVRRFATGAMSLGSISEEAHETLAIAMNRLGGRSNTGEGGEDPRRFTPDANGDSRRSAIKQVASGRFGVTSEYLVNSDEIQIKMAQGAKPGEGGQLPGVKVSPYIAKVRHSTPGVGLISPPPHHDIYSIEDLAQLIHDLKNANTRARISVKLVAEVGVGTVAAGVAKAHSDVVLISGHDGGTGASPLTSLKHAGIPWELGLAETQQTLVLNKLRDRIVVQADGQLKTGRDVVIAALLGAEEYGFATAPLVVMGCIMMRVCHLGTCPVGIATQDETLRAKFAGRAEHVVQFFKFIAEEARELMARLGFRTFDEMVGRSDLLETARAVDHYKTQGLDFSKIFHRPDVPGAAVRRMIDQDHGIDQALDQTLLAPAAPALERGEPVVIESPIKNVNRTVGTILGSEVTRRYGGAGLPDDTIRLNFKGSAGQSFGAFVPKGMTLTLEGDANDYVGKGLSGGKIVIFPPKVSTFVAEDNVITGNVALYGATAGRAFFRGRAGERFCVRNSGAMAVVEGVGDHGCEYMTGGVAVIIGATGRNFAAGMSGGTAFVLDEEGEFASRCNLGMVDLEALQEHEDVELARDLLIQHAGYTGSEVAKRLLSDWDWAVSKFVKVMPTDYRRVLQEQRLAAQRKQDSVELEVSNG encoded by the coding sequence ATGAGTCACGGCCTCCCCCAAGCCCAGGGCCTCTACGACCCCGCACGCGAGCATGACGCCTGCGGCGTCGGGTTCGTTGCCGACCTCAAAGGCCGCAAGTCGCACAAGATCGTCCGCGACGGCATCACCGCCCTGATCAACCTCAACCATCGGGGCGCCTGCGGCTGCGAGGGCAACACCGGCGACGGCGCGGGCATCCTCATCCAGGTCCCCCACGCCTTCCTCTCCGCCAGGTGCGCGGAGATCGGCATCGAGCTGCCCGCCGCCGGCCATTACGGCGTCGGCGCCTTCTTCGCCTCGCCCAACGCCGAACGCCAGGCGTTCGGCAAGTCGCTCTTCGAACGGATCGTTGAGGAGGAGGGCCAGACCTTCCTCGGCTGGCGCCCCTTGAAGGTCGACAACTCCAACCTGGGCGACGGCTCCAAGTCGGTCGAGCCGGCCATGGACCACGCCTTCGTCGGCCGCGGCCCGTCGATCGCCGATGAGGACGCGTTCGAGCGCAAGCTCTACGTCATCCGCAAGCGGTTCGAGACCGAGATCATCGACAGCGGGCTGGAAGACCACACGTACTTCTATTTCTCCAGCCTCTCCTGTCAGACGCTCGTCTATAAAGGGATGCTCACCGTCGAGCAGCTCTCGTCGTACTATGCCGACGACCTGGGCGACGAGCGGCTCGTCAGCGCCCTCTGCCTGTTCCACTCGCGGTTCAGCACCAACACGTTCCCGAGCTGGGAGCTGGCCCACCCGTACCGGATGATCTCGCACAACGGCGAGATCAACACGCTCCGCGGCAACATCAACTGGATGCGTGCCCGCGAGGCCCAGTTCGAGTCGGACAAGTATGAGCCGGGCGACGTGAAGAAGCTGGTCCCGATCATCCGCGAGGGGCTCTCCGACACCGCCTGCCTGGACAACGCCGTCGAGCTGCTGGTCCGCTCCGGCTTCTCGCTGCCGCACGCGATGATGATGCTCATCCCGGAAGCCTGGGAAGGGCACGAGTCGATGTCGCAGGCGAAGAAGGACTTCTACGCCTACCACGCCAGCCTGATGGAGCCCTGGGACGGCCCGGCATGCATCGGGTTCACCGATGGCAAGTCCATCGGCGCGGTGCTCGACCGCAACGGCCTGCGGCCCAGCCGCTACTGGATCACCAAGGGGGGCATGGTCATCATGGCCTCCGAGGTCGGGGCGCTCGACATCCCCGCCGAGGAGATCGAGCGGAAGGGACGCCTGGAGCCGGGCCGGATGTTCCTGGTCGACCTGGAACGCGGCGTCCTGGTCGACGACGACGAGCTGAAGCACTCGCTGGCCAACTCCCAGCCCTACGGCGACTGGCTGGCCGAGCACCAGGTCAAGCTCAGCGAGCTGCCCGAGGCGCCCCACCTGCCCGAGCCCGACCCCGACACGCTCCTGAAGCGGCAGCGGGCCTTCGGCTACACGCTGGAAGACCTCAAGTACATCATCGGCCCGATGGGGACCTCCGGCGAGGAAGGGATCGGCTCGATGGGGACCGACACCCCCCTGGCCGTGCTCTCCGACCTGCCCCAGTCGCTGTTCAACTACTTCCAGCAGCTCTTCGCCCAGGTGACCAACCCCCCGCTGGACGCCATCCGCGAGGAGCTGGTCACCAGCGTCAAGACGGTCGCCGGCGGCGAGTGCAACCTGCTGATGCCCGGCCCCGACAGCTGCAAGCAGATCGCGCTCGACTCGCCCATCCTGGACAACGACGAAACCGCCCGGATCAAGCTGCTGGAGGGCTACCGCGGCTTCAAGTCGGCCGTGGTCCCCATGCTCTTCCGCGCCTCGCAGGGGGCCGAGGGGCTTGAGAAGGCGCTCGACGTCCTGTTCGACTCGGCCGTCGCGGCCATCGACGCCGGGGCCAGCCTGATCGTCCTGTCCGACCGCGGCGTCAACGCCGAGATGGCCCCCATCCCGTCGCTGCTCGCCTGCGCCGGCCTGCACCATCACCTCGTCGAGAAGGGCCTGCGCACCAAGGCGGGGTTGGTCGTCGAGTGCGGCGACGCCCGCGAGAACCACCACTTCGCCCTGCTGCTGGGCTACGGCGCCGGGTCGATCAACCCGTACGTCGCCTTCGAGACCCTGGACGCCCTGACCGGCCAGGGAGCCTTGAAGGACGGGATCACGCACATCGAGGCGGTCGAGAAGTATCGCAAGGCGATCAAGAAGGGGGTCGTGAAGGTGATGTCCAAGATGGGCATCAGCACGATCCAGAGCTATCGGGGGGCCCAGATCTTCGAGGCCATCGGCCTGAACTCCGCCTTCATCGACCGCTACTTCAAGAAGACCGCCTCGCGGATCGGCGGCATCGGCCTGCCCGAGATCGCACGCGACGTCGTCGAGCTGCACCGCCAGGCCTACACACCCCGCGAGGTCGGCCCGATCCTGCTCTCCGAGGGGGGCCAGTACCAGTGGCGCCGCGACGGCGAGTTCCACCTGTTCAACCCCGAGACCGTCTATCGCCTCCAGCACGCGACGAAGAGCGGTCGGTATGACCTCTTCAAGTCATACACTCGCGCCGTTGACGAGCAGGGCGAGCGGCTCTGCACCCTCCGCGGCCTGTTCTCGTTCGGCTTCGACCAGTGTACGCCGGTGCCGATCGAGGAGGTCGAATCGGTCGACTCGATCGTCCGCCGGTTCGCCACCGGGGCCATGAGCCTCGGCTCGATCAGCGAGGAAGCCCACGAGACGCTGGCCATCGCCATGAACCGGCTGGGAGGCCGGAGCAACACGGGCGAAGGGGGCGAAGACCCGCGCCGGTTTACGCCCGATGCCAACGGAGACAGCCGCCGCAGTGCCATCAAGCAGGTGGCCTCGGGCCGGTTCGGCGTGACGAGCGAATACCTCGTCAACTCCGATGAGATCCAGATCAAGATGGCGCAAGGGGCCAAGCCCGGCGAGGGGGGGCAGCTCCCCGGCGTCAAGGTCTCGCCCTACATCGCCAAGGTCCGGCACTCGACCCCCGGCGTGGGCCTGATCAGCCCGCCGCCGCACCACGACATCTACTCAATCGAGGACCTGGCCCAGCTCATCCACGACCTGAAGAACGCCAACACACGGGCGCGGATCAGCGTGAAGCTGGTGGCCGAGGTCGGCGTCGGCACCGTCGCCGCAGGCGTGGCCAAGGCCCATTCCGACGTCGTCCTGATCTCGGGGCATGACGGCGGGACCGGGGCCAGCCCGCTCACGTCGCTGAAGCACGCCGGCATCCCCTGGGAGCTCGGCCTGGCCGAGACCCAGCAGACCCTGGTGCTGAACAAGCTCCGCGACCGGATCGTGGTCCAGGCCGACGGCCAGTTGAAGACCGGCCGCGACGTGGTCATCGCCGCGCTGCTGGGGGCCGAGGAATACGGCTTCGCGACGGCCCCCCTGGTGGTCATGGGCTGCATCATGATGCGTGTTTGCCACCTGGGCACCTGCCCCGTGGGCATCGCCACCCAGGATGAGACCCTGCGGGCCAAGTTCGCCGGCCGGGCCGAGCACGTCGTCCAGTTCTTCAAGTTCATCGCCGAGGAGGCCCGCGAGCTGATGGCCCGCCTCGGCTTCCGGACCTTCGACGAGATGGTCGGGCGCAGCGACCTGCTGGAGACCGCCCGCGCGGTCGACCACTACAAGACGCAGGGGCTCGACTTCTCCAAGATCTTCCACCGCCCCGACGTCCCCGGCGCCGCCGTCCGGCGAATGATCGACCAGGACCACGGGATCGACCAGGCGCTCGACCAGACCCTGCTCGCCCCCGCCGCCCCCGCCCTGGAGCGAGGCGAGCCGGTGGTGATCGAGTCGCCCATCAAAAACGTCAACCGCACTGTGGGCACCATCCTCGGCAGCGAGGTCACCCGCCGCTACGGTGGCGCGGGCCTGCCCGACGACACGATCCGCCTGAACTTCAAGGGCTCCGCCGGCCAGAGCTTCGGCGCCTTCGTTCCGAAGGGGATGACGCTGACCCTGGAAGGTGACGCCAACGACTACGTGGGCAAGGGGCTCTCCGGCGGCAAGATCGTCATCTTCCCGCCCAAGGTTTCGACCTTCGTGGCCGAGGACAACGTGATCACCGGCAACGTCGCCCTGTACGGGGCCACCGCCGGCCGCGCCTTCTTCCGGGGCCGAGCCGGCGAACGCTTCTGCGTGCGGAACTCGGGCGCGATGGCCGTCGTCGAAGGGGTCGGCGATCACGGGTGCGAATACATGACCGGAGGCGTGGCCGTGATCATCGGCGCGACCGGCCGCAACTTCGCCGCGGGGATGAGCGGCGGCACCGCCTTCGTCCTCGACGAGGAGGGTGAGTTCGCCTCCCGCTGCAACCTGGGCATGGTTGATCTCGAAGCCCTCCAGGAGCACGAAGACGTCGAGCTGGCCCGCGACCTTCTCATCCAGCATGCCGGCTACACCGGCAGCGAGGTCGCCAAGCGGCTCCTGTCCGACTGGGACTGGGCCGTCTCCAAGTTCGTCAAGGTCATGCCGACCGACTATCGCCGAGTGCTCCAGGAACAGCGTCTGGCCGCCCAGCGCAAGCAAGACAGCGTCGAATTGGAGGTGAGCAATGGGTAA
- a CDS encoding glutamate synthase subunit beta, producing the protein MGKPTGFLEILRETPTRRPIDERINDYREVYNPFPVEKLRDQGARCMDCGVPFCHQGCPLGNLIPDWNDLVYRDRWHAAIDRLHATNNFPEFTGKLCPAPCESSCVLGINDKPVTIKQIELSIVDRAWDEGWIVPRPPQVLTGKKVAVIGSGPAGLAAAQQLRRAGHEVTVFERADRIGGLLRYGIPDFKMEKRFLDRRIGQMEGEGVVFRAGVNVGVDVTGEQLLAEFDAICLAGGATKPRDLPIEGRELEGVMFAMDFLPQQNKRVAGDTLPEKTSVTATGKHVIIIGGGDTGADCLGTSNRHRCASVHQFEIVPRPPDSRKANNPWPQWDNVFRVAQAHEEGVVREFSIETKRLVGEGGRVTALETVHVKSEMVDGRPRFVAIPGTEKVYPADLVLLAMGFSGPEPGGLLDQLGVTLDGAGNVKTDGHRRTSVDKVYAAGDMARGQSLIVWAIAEGRHAARTIDLTLMGQTDLPTPLDHGNIARPFM; encoded by the coding sequence ATGGGTAAGCCGACCGGTTTTCTGGAGATCCTGCGCGAGACGCCGACCCGCAGGCCGATCGACGAACGCATCAACGATTATCGGGAGGTGTACAACCCCTTCCCGGTCGAGAAGCTGCGCGACCAGGGCGCCCGCTGCATGGACTGCGGAGTCCCCTTCTGCCACCAGGGCTGCCCGCTCGGGAACTTGATCCCCGACTGGAACGACCTGGTCTACCGCGACCGCTGGCACGCCGCCATCGACCGCCTGCACGCCACCAACAACTTCCCCGAGTTCACCGGCAAGCTCTGCCCGGCGCCCTGCGAGTCGTCGTGCGTGCTGGGCATCAATGACAAGCCGGTGACAATCAAGCAAATCGAGCTGTCGATCGTCGATCGGGCCTGGGACGAAGGCTGGATCGTCCCGCGCCCGCCGCAGGTCCTGACCGGCAAGAAGGTCGCCGTCATCGGCAGCGGCCCCGCCGGCCTGGCCGCCGCGCAGCAGTTGCGACGCGCCGGCCACGAGGTCACCGTCTTCGAGCGTGCCGATCGCATCGGCGGCCTGCTCCGCTACGGGATCCCCGACTTCAAGATGGAGAAGCGGTTCCTCGACCGGCGGATTGGCCAGATGGAAGGCGAAGGCGTCGTGTTCCGCGCCGGCGTCAACGTCGGCGTGGATGTCACCGGCGAGCAACTGCTGGCCGAGTTCGACGCCATCTGCCTGGCAGGCGGTGCCACCAAGCCGCGCGACCTGCCCATCGAGGGTCGCGAGCTTGAAGGCGTGATGTTCGCGATGGACTTCCTGCCGCAGCAGAACAAGCGGGTGGCCGGCGACACCCTGCCCGAGAAGACGTCGGTGACCGCCACGGGCAAGCACGTCATCATCATCGGCGGCGGCGACACCGGTGCCGACTGCCTGGGCACCTCCAACCGCCACCGATGCGCCAGCGTCCACCAGTTCGAGATCGTCCCTCGCCCGCCCGATAGCCGGAAAGCCAACAACCCCTGGCCGCAGTGGGACAACGTCTTCCGCGTGGCCCAGGCGCACGAAGAAGGGGTGGTCCGCGAGTTCTCTATCGAGACGAAGCGGCTCGTCGGCGAGGGGGGACGAGTCACCGCGCTCGAGACCGTGCACGTCAAGTCGGAGATGGTCGACGGCCGTCCCAGGTTCGTCGCGATCCCCGGCACCGAGAAGGTCTACCCGGCCGACCTCGTGCTGCTGGCCATGGGCTTCTCCGGCCCCGAGCCGGGCGGCCTGCTGGACCAGCTCGGCGTGACGCTCGACGGCGCCGGCAACGTCAAGACCGACGGACATCGGCGGACCTCGGTCGACAAGGTTTACGCCGCGGGCGACATGGCTCGCGGCCAGAGCCTGATCGTCTGGGCGATCGCCGAGGGCCGCCACGCGGCCCGCACCATCGACCTGACCCTGATGGGCCAGACCGACCTGCCCACCCCGCTCGACCACGGCAACATCGCCCGCCCCTTCATGTGA
- a CDS encoding DUF1501 domain-containing protein — protein sequence MSDAHTDRRPGMSRREMLIRGGGGFGALALASLLGEGRASAASTPASPAWKIPARAKSCIFLFMEGGPSHIDTFDPKPRLNDLAGRPLPDSFKPVFTPMGEGRAPLLASRRKWKQHGEGGLWVSDWLPHTAGCADDLAVIRSCWSDGLNHVGGVCQMNTGSTLAGRPSLGSWVSYGLGSENKDLPGYVVLLDRPSTVAGGPRNWGSGFMPATHQGTSLGSGVEVIPNLGTPEGVGPDRQRGKLEYLRKLNARHAGDRPEQTELDARIRAYELAFRMQAEAPGAVDLATETEATRTMYGLDRKETAAFGRNCLLARRLVERGVRFVQLYHGAGSKWDAHQGIEKNHSDLCLSMDQPVAALLTDLKRRGLLDETLVVWGGEFGRTPMSEKGDGRDHNPYGFTMWMAGAGIQGGRTIGSTDEVGLHAVEDRMHVHDLHATIMHLMGLDHAGLVYLHKGRPERATVNEGAVSEKLAGVRAV from the coding sequence ATGAGCGATGCACACACCGACCGACGCCCCGGCATGTCCAGGCGGGAGATGCTCATCCGAGGCGGCGGGGGCTTCGGCGCCCTGGCCCTGGCCTCGCTCCTGGGCGAGGGGAGGGCGTCCGCCGCCTCGACGCCCGCCTCACCCGCCTGGAAGATCCCGGCCCGCGCCAAGAGCTGCATCTTCCTGTTCATGGAAGGCGGCCCCAGCCACATCGACACCTTCGACCCCAAGCCCAGGCTCAACGACCTGGCCGGCCGGCCGCTGCCCGACAGCTTCAAGCCCGTCTTCACCCCGATGGGCGAGGGTCGAGCCCCGCTTCTGGCATCCAGGCGCAAGTGGAAACAGCATGGCGAAGGGGGATTATGGGTCTCCGACTGGCTCCCCCACACGGCCGGCTGCGCCGACGACCTGGCGGTCATCCGCTCGTGCTGGTCGGACGGCCTGAACCACGTCGGCGGCGTCTGCCAGATGAACACCGGCTCGACCCTGGCCGGCCGGCCCTCGCTGGGGAGCTGGGTCAGCTACGGCCTGGGCTCAGAGAACAAGGACCTCCCCGGCTACGTCGTCCTGCTGGACAGGCCCAGCACGGTGGCCGGCGGCCCGCGCAACTGGGGCTCGGGCTTCATGCCGGCCACCCATCAGGGGACGTCGCTGGGTTCGGGCGTCGAGGTCATCCCCAACCTGGGGACCCCCGAGGGGGTGGGCCCCGACCGCCAGCGGGGCAAGCTGGAATACCTCCGCAAGCTCAACGCCCGCCACGCTGGGGACCGCCCCGAGCAGACCGAACTGGACGCCCGCATCCGCGCCTACGAGCTGGCCTTCCGGATGCAGGCCGAGGCCCCGGGCGCCGTCGACCTGGCGACCGAGACCGAGGCGACTCGCACGATGTACGGCCTGGACCGCAAGGAGACCGCCGCCTTCGGCCGCAACTGCCTGCTGGCCCGCCGGCTGGTCGAGCGCGGGGTCCGGTTCGTCCAGCTCTACCACGGCGCCGGGTCGAAGTGGGACGCCCATCAAGGCATCGAGAAGAACCACTCCGACCTCTGCCTCTCCATGGACCAGCCCGTCGCCGCCCTGCTCACAGACCTGAAGCGCCGCGGCCTGCTGGACGAAACCCTGGTCGTCTGGGGGGGCGAGTTCGGCCGCACGCCGATGTCGGAGAAGGGGGACGGCCGCGACCACAACCCCTACGGCTTCACCATGTGGATGGCCGGCGCCGGCATCCAGGGGGGGCGCACCATCGGCTCCACCGACGAGGTGGGCCTGCACGCCGTCGAAGATCGCATGCATGTTCATGACTTGCATGCCACGATCATGCACCTGATGGGCCTGGACCACGCCGGCCTCGTCTACCTGCACAAGGGCCGCCCCGAGCGGGCGACCGTCAACGAGGGGGCCGTCTCCGAGAAGCTGGCCGGCGTCCGGGCCGTCTGA
- a CDS encoding PSD1 and planctomycete cytochrome C domain-containing protein, producing MTSACRPGTRARTRAPRRASAALLVIASSLWAFGAGRARAQEPAPELTRFFEAEVRPLLAQKCYKCHGPDKQEGGLRLDSRGAMLEGGDGGPAIVPGKPAESVLVEAVNYEGVEMPPDGKMADTQRATLARWVEVGAPWPAGDKPAAKKAKLTDEDRAFWSFRPVARQATPAVDDDGRGRNPIDAFIFAGISAAGLTPAPEADRPTLIRRLTFDLHGLPPAPEEVDAFIADTRPDAYERLVDRLLASPRYGQRWGRHWLDLVRYADSDGYNQDAFRPNAWRYRDYVVDAFNADRPYDRFVAEQLAGDEIDPADPTMKVAVGYLRMGTYEYNQRDIPGQWNTILNDVTDVTGDVFLGLGMACARCHDHKFDPILQRDYYRLRAFFEPMLPVQDAELADAAERRRHDARMAAWRAETAQIRGEMEAIERPVLEKRIFDAFAKFQPETKALLITPRAERSPADHQLAELAYRQMTYEYDHIADFMKTSKDKAAWDALRKRLAEHDAARPKPLPTALSVVDVGPEAPPTTIPGDRTKSPVEPGYLTLLDPSPASIPSVKPGARTTGRRSALASWITRPDNPLAGRVMVNRIWQYHFGRGLVGTSSDFGRKGDLPSHPALLDWLAGELVDRGWSLKAIHRLILGSATYRQSARHPSPEAGARVDPENRLLWRASTRRLEVEPIRDAMLAVSGELDPAIGGPPAPATSPRRTVDTRGMRNSPDAMLDRFDAPDPSTTTPQRNITVTPLQSLLMINGTWTLARASAFADRLKVAAPDAEGRVTLAYRRAFGRNPEPDERAEALAFLRDQPGGKAPDTPLVDFCHALLNSSEFLYVD from the coding sequence ATGACTTCGGCCTGCCGCCCCGGAACCCGTGCCCGCACGCGTGCCCCCCGCCGGGCCTCGGCCGCCCTCCTGGTCATCGCGTCGTCACTCTGGGCCTTCGGCGCCGGCCGGGCCCGGGCCCAGGAGCCCGCCCCCGAGCTGACCAGGTTCTTCGAGGCCGAGGTCCGCCCGCTGCTCGCCCAGAAGTGCTACAAGTGCCACGGGCCAGACAAGCAGGAGGGGGGCCTCAGGCTCGACTCCAGGGGGGCCATGCTCGAAGGGGGCGACGGCGGGCCGGCGATCGTCCCGGGCAAGCCGGCCGAGAGCGTGCTCGTCGAGGCCGTCAATTATGAGGGGGTCGAGATGCCCCCCGACGGCAAGATGGCCGACACCCAGAGAGCCACCCTCGCCCGCTGGGTCGAGGTCGGGGCCCCCTGGCCGGCCGGCGACAAGCCCGCCGCCAAGAAGGCCAAGCTCACCGACGAGGACCGCGCCTTCTGGTCGTTCCGGCCCGTCGCCCGCCAGGCCACGCCCGCCGTGGACGACGACGGCCGGGGCCGCAACCCCATCGACGCATTCATCTTCGCCGGGATATCCGCCGCCGGCCTCACCCCCGCACCCGAGGCCGACCGGCCGACCCTGATCCGCCGCCTCACCTTCGACCTCCACGGACTGCCCCCCGCGCCCGAGGAGGTCGACGCCTTCATCGCCGACACGCGGCCCGACGCCTACGAGCGGTTGGTCGACCGCCTGCTGGCCAGCCCGCGCTACGGTCAGCGCTGGGGCCGCCACTGGCTCGACCTGGTCCGGTACGCCGACTCCGATGGCTACAACCAGGACGCCTTCCGCCCCAATGCCTGGCGCTATCGAGACTACGTCGTCGATGCCTTCAACGCCGATCGCCCCTACGACCGGTTCGTGGCCGAGCAACTGGCCGGCGACGAGATCGACCCCGCGGACCCGACGATGAAGGTCGCCGTCGGCTATCTGCGTATGGGGACTTATGAGTACAACCAGCGCGACATCCCCGGCCAGTGGAACACGATCCTCAACGACGTGACCGACGTCACCGGCGACGTCTTCCTCGGCCTGGGCATGGCCTGCGCCCGCTGCCACGACCACAAGTTCGACCCCATCCTCCAGCGTGACTACTACCGCCTCCGGGCCTTCTTCGAGCCGATGCTCCCCGTGCAGGACGCCGAGCTGGCCGACGCTGCCGAACGCCGGCGACACGACGCCCGGATGGCCGCCTGGCGGGCCGAGACGGCCCAGATCCGCGGCGAGATGGAGGCCATCGAGCGCCCTGTCCTCGAGAAGCGGATCTTTGATGCGTTCGCCAAGTTCCAGCCCGAGACCAAGGCCCTCCTGATCACCCCCAGGGCCGAACGCAGCCCGGCCGACCACCAGCTCGCCGAACTTGCCTACCGCCAGATGACTTACGAATATGATCACATCGCCGATTTCATGAAGACCAGCAAGGACAAGGCCGCCTGGGACGCCTTGCGCAAGCGCCTGGCCGAGCACGACGCGGCCCGCCCCAAGCCGCTGCCCACCGCCCTTTCCGTCGTCGACGTCGGCCCCGAGGCGCCGCCCACGACCATCCCCGGAGACCGCACCAAAAGCCCCGTCGAGCCCGGATACCTGACGCTCCTCGACCCGTCCCCGGCCTCGATTCCCTCGGTGAAGCCGGGCGCCCGGACCACCGGCCGGAGGTCGGCCCTGGCCTCCTGGATTACCCGCCCGGACAACCCGCTCGCCGGCCGAGTGATGGTCAACCGGATCTGGCAGTACCACTTCGGCCGCGGCCTGGTCGGCACGTCGAGCGACTTCGGCCGCAAGGGAGACCTTCCCAGCCACCCCGCGCTGCTCGACTGGCTTGCCGGCGAGCTGGTTGACCGCGGCTGGAGCCTGAAGGCCATTCATCGCCTGATCCTGGGCTCGGCGACCTACCGGCAGTCGGCCCGCCACCCGTCGCCCGAGGCCGGCGCCAGGGTCGACCCCGAGAATCGCCTGCTCTGGCGGGCGTCCACCCGCCGCCTGGAGGTCGAGCCGATCCGCGACGCCATGCTGGCCGTCAGCGGCGAGCTGGACCCCGCCATCGGCGGCCCGCCGGCGCCGGCGACCTCGCCCCGACGGACCGTCGACACCCGGGGGATGCGCAACTCGCCCGACGCGATGCTCGACCGGTTCGACGCCCCCGACCCGTCGACCACCACCCCCCAGCGCAACATCACCGTGACCCCCCTCCAGTCGCTTCTGATGATCAACGGCACCTGGACCCTGGCCCGCGCCTCCGCCTTCGCAGATCGCCTGAAGGTGGCCGCCCCCGACGCCGAAGGCCGCGTGACCTTGGCCTATCGCCGCGCCTTCGGCCGGAACCCCGAGCCCGACGAACGGGCCGAGGCCCTCGCCTTCCTCCGCGACCAGCCCGGCGGCAAGGCCCCCGACACCCCCCTGGTCGACTTCTGCCACGCGTTGCTCAATTCCAGCGAGTTCCTCTATGTCGACTGA
- a CDS encoding SDR family oxidoreductase has product MGIEGQSTAFVTGGGRGLGREIALELAGRGARVGLLARTSAEVDAVAASIVEEGGEARGFAADVLDAPGFERAFGQFLDWSGGCDTLVSAAGRWRAVGPTGSVDPENWWADVEVAVRGTQRAIRLALPALEASGRGTIAVLVGPGSNGVVPFASAYCVAQAALVRLVEAVAAEKPAGGTRIYAVYPGLVPTALTNHLLDSDEGRRWLPGITEAFAEGKEVDAKVVAEMVGWLATHRPVELSGRLVHAPATPEIVETRLTRIAEGDLGVLRLR; this is encoded by the coding sequence ATGGGAATCGAGGGGCAATCGACGGCATTCGTGACGGGCGGCGGCCGGGGTCTTGGGCGGGAGATCGCGCTGGAGCTGGCCGGGCGCGGGGCCCGCGTGGGGCTGCTGGCGCGGACGTCCGCGGAGGTCGATGCGGTGGCGGCGTCGATCGTCGAGGAGGGGGGCGAGGCACGCGGGTTCGCGGCCGACGTGCTCGATGCACCGGGGTTCGAACGCGCCTTCGGCCAGTTCCTGGATTGGTCGGGAGGCTGCGACACCCTGGTCTCGGCCGCAGGGCGGTGGCGGGCGGTCGGGCCGACGGGGTCGGTGGATCCTGAAAACTGGTGGGCCGACGTCGAGGTGGCCGTGCGCGGGACGCAGCGGGCGATCCGGCTGGCCTTGCCGGCGCTCGAGGCCTCGGGCCGGGGGACGATCGCGGTGCTGGTCGGCCCCGGTTCCAACGGGGTCGTCCCGTTCGCGTCGGCCTATTGCGTGGCCCAGGCCGCCCTGGTCCGGCTGGTCGAGGCGGTCGCCGCCGAAAAGCCCGCGGGCGGGACGCGAATCTACGCGGTCTATCCCGGCCTGGTGCCGACGGCCCTGACGAACCACCTGCTCGACTCCGACGAAGGGCGCCGCTGGCTGCCGGGCATCACCGAGGCGTTTGCCGAGGGCAAAGAAGTGGACGCAAAGGTGGTGGCCGAGATGGTCGGCTGGCTCGCAACTCATCGCCCCGTCGAGCTTTCCGGACGACTCGTCCACGCACCCGCCACTCCCGAGATCGTGGAGACCCGCCTGACCAGGATCGCCGAAGGTGACCTGGGCGTCCTCCGCCTGCGCTGA